Proteins co-encoded in one Acidobacteriota bacterium genomic window:
- a CDS encoding MATE family efflux transporter codes for MLRGLGVRREFGPMLQLAAPVVLAELGWMFMGVVDTLMVGPLGPEAIGAVGVGSSLFMALAVFGIGILLGLDTLVSQAFGASRMDECHTWLVHGTAAAVVLAIPLTAACIGISATLDVWGLDPRVMPLTQAYFNVVLWSSLPLLLYGAFRRYLQALTMVRPVMAALISANVVNAIANYLLIHGRLGLPALGVSGAAWATVISRVYMAAFLLATIVIAERRCRTGLFDTPLAIERARCRRLVGLGFPAAMQAVLEVGVFAAATTLAGKLPPSSIAAHQIALNMAAVSFMVPFGIASAAAVRVGHAVGRRDPAGTARAGWTALLIGVGFMALAAATFVVFGRQLIGAFTTDASVIAIGIVLLRVAAIFQLFDGLQGVATGVLRGVGDTRTPMLWNFAGHWLVGLPLGYVLAFPRHWGVVGLWVGLSTGLIIVGVVLLIAWIRHVRELRALSAASCQGSGQGT; via the coding sequence ATGCTTCGAGGTCTCGGCGTCCGACGCGAGTTCGGCCCGATGCTGCAGCTCGCGGCGCCGGTGGTCCTCGCCGAGCTCGGATGGATGTTCATGGGCGTGGTCGACACGCTCATGGTCGGCCCGCTCGGGCCGGAAGCGATCGGGGCGGTCGGCGTCGGCAGCAGCCTGTTCATGGCGCTCGCCGTGTTCGGCATCGGGATCCTTCTCGGCCTCGACACGCTCGTCTCGCAGGCCTTCGGCGCCTCGCGCATGGACGAGTGTCACACGTGGCTCGTTCACGGGACGGCCGCCGCCGTCGTTCTCGCGATCCCTCTCACGGCCGCCTGCATCGGAATCAGCGCGACGCTCGACGTGTGGGGCCTCGACCCGCGCGTCATGCCGCTGACGCAGGCATACTTCAACGTCGTCTTGTGGTCGTCGCTTCCGCTGCTGCTCTACGGGGCGTTCCGCCGCTACCTCCAGGCACTGACGATGGTCAGGCCCGTGATGGCGGCGCTGATCTCGGCCAACGTCGTCAACGCCATCGCCAACTATCTGCTCATCCACGGCAGGCTCGGGTTGCCTGCGCTCGGCGTATCCGGCGCGGCCTGGGCGACGGTCATCTCGCGCGTCTACATGGCCGCGTTCCTCCTGGCCACGATCGTCATCGCGGAGCGCAGGTGCCGTACGGGATTGTTCGACACGCCGCTGGCCATCGAGCGCGCGCGCTGCCGGAGGCTTGTCGGCCTCGGGTTCCCCGCGGCCATGCAGGCGGTCCTCGAGGTCGGCGTGTTCGCCGCGGCGACGACGCTCGCCGGCAAGCTGCCCCCCTCGTCCATCGCGGCGCACCAGATCGCGCTCAACATGGCCGCCGTCTCGTTCATGGTTCCATTCGGCATCGCGTCGGCGGCGGCGGTGCGCGTCGGCCACGCCGTGGGGCGCCGCGATCCGGCCGGGACGGCGCGAGCGGGATGGACGGCGCTGCTGATTGGCGTCGGGTTCATGGCGCTCGCCGCCGCGACCTTCGTGGTCTTCGGCCGCCAGTTGATCGGCGCGTTCACCACGGACGCCTCCGTCATCGCCATCGGCATCGTGCTGCTGCGCGTGGCGGCGATCTTCCAGCTGTTCGACGGCCTGCAGGGAGTCGCGACCGGCGTGCTGAGGGGGGTCGGCGACACGCGCACGCCGATGCTGTGGAACTTCGCCGGGCACTGGCTCGTCGGCCTGCCGCTCGGCTACGTGCTCGCGTTTCCCCGGCACTGGGGCGTCGTGGGGCTGTGGGTCGGCCTCTCAACCGGCCTGATCATCGTCGGCGTCGTGCTGCTGATCGCGTGGATCCGGCACGTGCGCGAGCTTCGCGCGCTGAGCGCAGCGAGTTGCCAAGGCTCAGGTCAAGGAACTTAG
- the rseP gene encoding RIP metalloprotease RseP yields the protein MTHLWAFLLVLGVLVFVHELGHFLMARRIGVRVLTFSLGFGPKLLKFRRGDTEYAISAIPLGGYVKMAGENPDESLTGRPDEFMSRTKWERFLVYIMGPMMNLALAVVVMAFVLYQGADVPAYETEPPVIGRVLEGSPAEAAGLRAGDRILEINGRAIPDWEAFSLAILPKAGREVTILATREGVRQQVIVTPIGQTKYEIGDIGIQPLVHPQVAGVTAGEPADQAGLRKGDVILAVDGVRNVQYDDLVTHIRSRDGRPVRFAIRRDGAEREIVATPRSKRIGVQLTAFEVRTIEPGPLQAVAMSFERNWDWTRLIFRTLAGLFTRETSVRQLMGPVGIAELSGGAAQLGWVPLLNLMAMISLNLGLLNLMPIPVLDGGHIAIMAMEGAARRDFSIRVKERLLFAGFVVLMALMVTVIYNDLTRVQWIERLMPWR from the coding sequence TTCCTGCTGGTTCTTGGCGTGCTCGTGTTCGTCCACGAGCTCGGCCATTTCCTCATGGCGCGCCGGATTGGCGTGCGCGTGCTGACGTTTTCGCTGGGTTTCGGCCCGAAGCTGCTGAAGTTTCGCCGCGGCGACACCGAGTACGCGATCAGCGCCATTCCGCTCGGCGGCTACGTGAAGATGGCGGGGGAGAACCCTGACGAATCGCTCACCGGGCGCCCGGACGAGTTCATGTCGCGCACCAAGTGGGAGCGCTTCCTCGTCTACATCATGGGCCCGATGATGAACCTCGCGCTCGCCGTCGTCGTGATGGCGTTCGTGCTCTACCAGGGTGCGGACGTTCCGGCGTACGAGACGGAGCCGCCCGTGATCGGCCGCGTGCTCGAGGGGTCTCCGGCGGAGGCCGCGGGCCTCCGGGCGGGGGACCGCATCCTCGAAATCAACGGCCGGGCCATCCCGGACTGGGAAGCCTTCAGCCTGGCGATCCTGCCGAAGGCGGGCCGCGAGGTCACCATTCTCGCCACGCGTGAAGGCGTTCGACAGCAGGTCATCGTCACGCCGATCGGCCAGACGAAGTACGAGATCGGCGACATCGGCATCCAGCCGCTCGTGCACCCGCAGGTCGCCGGCGTGACGGCGGGCGAGCCCGCGGACCAGGCGGGCCTGCGCAAGGGGGACGTCATCCTCGCCGTCGACGGCGTCCGCAACGTGCAGTACGACGATCTCGTGACCCACATCCGCTCGCGCGACGGGCGTCCCGTGCGGTTTGCCATCCGCCGCGACGGCGCGGAGCGCGAGATCGTGGCGACGCCGCGCAGCAAGCGCATCGGCGTGCAGCTCACCGCCTTCGAAGTGCGCACGATCGAGCCGGGACCGCTGCAGGCGGTGGCCATGAGCTTCGAGCGCAACTGGGACTGGACCAGGCTGATCTTCCGCACGCTCGCGGGCCTCTTCACGCGCGAGACCTCTGTCAGGCAGCTGATGGGTCCTGTCGGGATCGCCGAGCTGTCCGGCGGCGCCGCCCAACTCGGGTGGGTGCCGCTGCTGAACCTGATGGCGATGATCTCGCTGAACCTCGGGTTGCTGAACCTGATGCCGATCCCCGTCCTCGACGGCGGCCACATCGCCATCATGGCGATGGAAGGCGCCGCGCGGCGCGACTTCAGCATCCGCGTCAAGGAGCGGCTGCTCTTCGCCGGCTTCGTGGTGCTGATGGCGCTCATGGTCACGGTCATCTACAACGACCTGACCCGCGTGCAGTGGATCGAGCGCCTCATGCCCTGGCGGTAA